A section of the Corvus hawaiiensis isolate bCorHaw1 chromosome 16, bCorHaw1.pri.cur, whole genome shotgun sequence genome encodes:
- the PALB2 gene encoding partner and localizer of BRCA2 isoform X2, whose amino-acid sequence MEAPAAAAALSGADKEKLREKLALLRREYSETVIRLRRARRAERARSHGRRERSPPGGRRGERDAPGLQCSDPDCSRDNTSPSAGGPSQLQTKTCSDADTEKTTSVTVKHVPEFSSDEVSLQDSSRAESFQASQENLYCGITRPVPEEKTPQTSQGMMKLRRRTKALESKERESVHDVHRVSAGAMMKNQIASAEELQSPVFRRSSLSHTEEPTQRASGAVLVQGKRNSFTSDTASGVVQDVFEGSVTAGEPELSPHALRDSKDIWQPESSRTVATLGKREPCSQHEDAVLLDPRGDGEEESPSIIKQPEGESLCEDQEELCGLLDLMSENEILPDSRNNTITKESKNLEGHQSDTNTLRPCPADHALDNAEELLENQQLEIQSRLSPADKVTAPEGTLSSCTVVEGLLFPVEYYIRTTRRMSNCQRKVDLDAVILSQLGRRKKGQRSKCKQKDANPSQPSQERAESDSEPGVMPSPFFGAENDPANSSSSQKSLPASSSSSSSSTSLGSISQKSITSTRQEQRQSQRKQKGRRKSVCKVPMHPVSQELVESQDPIMANESCALLSNENQSEKENCDANLERSSSDERRLSGAAALGSVGTGVTGATQPAGPDPPLGGSQVPGKCRKTLLEQVQNPLHSSDSLSPGSEPFSSHVGDAEANSSVCQGDKHPAERVKKQRRACGVEQLPGVSVPVRRSLRCSVRHRAQTGSTDDSSRGRNCPMGSQGPATLGLTAVDPDTRGSLFSFRSLQWLVPKLGIRDFHLPNEEFGVLKLEKLKSSPMNDLEDFVLCVSEDGVAPEDTQDAQINPKEKSLRSNLISPSKNGLPELPCMNPTLKKELSTHELLFTPMGTVLAEAPTHTESQISSSVFPAVGATPGVLPSVHSEVFPDTPFVPALPATSPSPRGAAALVLGDVTHRDPAVPLCPDSCAAGAATSQEEQRTTFPLAAERGPENKSDETVSLEKHEQSENKEQESCRASSEQKKDVAEQLTPVLLDGPREESLQLVSELKDSSCSCAVDVSTVWWEAAGCRELRVVTASESAVSLWEPLAPDCWGKVYTWHLREIPVIQIIPLPDTCNLVCVALGELEIGEIRLLLYSSETDSFKHSLVKTGNIKAVVGLKDQRLVSSSRTIQEQQVEMVSLSETGGSKDGQTLMPPEETVTAFAEVEGMREALVGTTAGNSVVVWNLKTGQLLRKMHVGYSYPASICHRAYSDSGLLFVVLSYPLAKESESCGSPAFHVVAFNPRTGRSVGVMFSCLPPGHAGRYLEGDVWDTTGAAVLTSGAVAVWDLLRGWCMAVLPPDPAGHWALARWATGRAGLLAGRRDGTVHLYRYQPAQLGAT is encoded by the exons ATGGAGGccccggcggcagcggcggcccTGAGCGGCGCCGACAAGGAGAAG CTGCGGGAGAAGTTGGCGCTGCTGAGGCGGGAGTACAGCGAGACCGTCATCCGGCTGCGG CGGGCGCGGCGAGCCGAGCGAGCCAGGAGCCACGGCCGGCGGGAGCGGAGCCCCCCAGGTGGGAGACGGGGAGAACGGGATGCCCCAG GCCTGCAGTGCTCTGATCCTGACT GTTCTAGAGATAACACATCTCCTAGTGCTGGTGGGCCCTCTCAGTTACAGACTAAAACCTGCTCTGATGCTGATACAGAGAAGACAACATCTGTCACAGTTAAGCATGTTCCAGAATTCTCCAGTGATGAGGTTAGCCTGCAGGACAGCTCCCGGGCAGAAAGCTTTCAGGCCAGCCAGGAAAACCTGTACTGTGGGATCACCAGGCCTGTCCCTGAGGAGAAAACGCCCCAAACCTCCCAAGGCATGATGAAGCTGCGGAGACGGACGAAGGCTCTGGAATCAAAGGAAAGGGAATCAGTGCATGATGTGCATCGAGTCAGTGCTGGTGCAATGATGAAAAATCAAATTGCCAGTGCAGAGGAGCTTCAGTCACCAGTGTTCAGGCGCAGCAGCCTCTCGCACACTGAGGAACCCACCCAAAGGGCATCTGGGGCAGTGCTtgtgcaaggaaaaagaaatagttttacTTCTGATACAGCATCAGGGGTTGTACAGGATGTGTTTGAGGGCAGTGTCACTGCAGGAGAGCCTGAGCTCTCCCCACATGCGCTGAGGGACAGCAAGGACATCTGGCAGCCCGAGTCCTCAAGGACTGTGGCCACACTTGGTAAACGTGAGCCATGTTCACAGCATGAAGATGCTGTTTTACTGGACCCCAGAGGTGATGGAGAAGAAGAATCCCCCAGTATAATAAAACAGCCGGAGGGTGAGAGTTTGTGTGAAGATCAGGAGGAATTATGTGGGCTCTTGGATTTAAtgtcagaaaatgaaatattgccTGACAGCAGAAATAACACCATAACCAAGGAGAGCAAAAACCTTGAAGGACATCAGAGTGACACTAATACCCTACGTCCCTGTCCTGCAGATCATGCTCTGGACAATGCTGAAGAACTGTTGGAGAATCAACAGCTTGAAATTCAGTCAAGACTTTCTCCTGCTGACAAGGTGACGGCTCCCGAGGGCACGCTGAGCTCTTGCACAGTGGTTGAAGGGCTGCTCTTTCCCGTCGAGTACTACATCCGGACAACTCGCCGCATGTCAAATTGCCAGAGGAAGGTGGACCTGGATGCTGTAATCCTCAgccagctgggcaggaggaagaaaggTCAGCGGAGTAAATGCAAGCAGAAAGATGCAAACCCCAGTCAGCCCTCCCAAGAGAGAGCCGAGAGTGATTCGGAACCAGGGGTCATGccctcccctttttttgggGCAGAAAATGATCCAGCAAACTCAAGTAGTTCTCAGAAATCTCTTCCtgcatccagcagcagcagcagcagcagtactTCACTTGGATCCATTTCTCAGAAAAGCATCACTAGCACAAGGCAAGAGCAGAGACAATCCCAGAGGaaacagaagggaagaagaaagtctgtctGCAAAGTCCCCATGCATCCAGTGTCACAAGAGCTTGTAGAGAGTCAGGATCCCATAATGGCCAATGAAAGCTGTGCCCTGCTGTCAAATGAGAACCAGAGTGAAAAGGAGAATTGCGATGCTAACCTTGAAAGGTCATCCTCCGATGAAAGGAGATTGTctggtgctgcagcactggggtcTGTAGGGACAGGAGTGACTGGAGCTACACAGCCAGCGGGTCCTGATCCTCCTCTGGGCGGGAGCCAAGTGCCAGGGAAATGCCGTAAGACTCTGTTAGAACAGGTTCAAAATCCACTCCACAGCAGTGATTCTCTGAGCCCAGGGAGTGAACCTTTTTCCAGCCATGTGGGAGATGCGGAAGCCAACTCTTCTGTGTGTCAGGGAGATAAACATCCAGCGGAGCGTGTGAAGAAGCAGCGAAGAGCCTGTGGGGTTGAGCAGCTCCCCGGGGTCAGTGTCCCTGTGCGCCGCTCCCTGCGCTGCTCTGTGAGACACAGGGCACAGACAGGCTCAACAG atgacagcagcagaggaCGCAACTGTCCCATGGGTTCACAGGGTCCTGCTACCCTTGGGCTCACTGCTGTGGACCCTGACACTCGTGGCTCCCTCTTCTCCTTCCGCAGCCTCCAGTGGCTGGTCCCTAAGCTGGGCATCAGGGACTTCCACTTACCGAATGAGGAATTCGGAGTACTGAAACTGGAGAAATTGAAATCTTCCCCCATGAACGACTTGGAGGattttgttctgtgtgtgtCTGAGGATGGTGTGGCTCCAGAAGATACACAAGATGCACAAATtaatccaaaagaaaaaagtctcagAAGTAATTTGATTTCGCCTTCCAAAAATGGATTGCCTGAACTGCCTTGCATGAACCCGACTTTAAAGAAGGAGCTTTCCACCCATGAATTGCTATTTACTCCCATGGGGACTGTCTTAGCTGAGGCTCCCACCCACACTGAGTCTCAGATTTCCTCGTctgttttccctgctgtgggtgCAACCCCAGGTGTTTTACCTTCAGTGCACAGTGAGGTCTTCCCTGATACACCTTTCGTACCTGCCTTGCCAGCGACTTCACCTTcccccagaggagcagctgccttGGTCCTGGGGGATGTGACACACAGAGACCCGGCTGTGCCACTGTGCCCtgacagctgtgctgcaggggctgccaCAAGCCAGGAAGAGCAACGTACAACGTTTCCTTTAGCAGCTGAAAGAGGTCCTGAGAATAAATCTGATGAGACTGTGTCCTTGGAGAAGCATGAGCAGTCAGAGAACAAAGAGCAGGAATCCTGCAGAGCTTCATCTGAACAG AAAAAAGATGTAGCAGAACAGTTgactccagtgctgctggatgGTCCCAGAGAAGAGAGCTTGCAGCTTGTGTCAGAGCTAAAG GATTCCTCGTGTTCGTGCGCTGTGGATGTGAGCACGGTGTGGTGGGAGgcagctggctgcagggagctgcgtGTGGTCACTGCCTCCGAGAGCGCTGTGTCCCTCTGGGAACCCCTGGCACCCGACTGCTGGGGAAAGGTCTACACCTGGCACCTGAGAGAG ATTCCTGTAATCCAGATTATTCCTCTGCCAGACACCTGTAACCTCGTGTGTGTagcactgggagagctggagattGGAGAAATAag GCTCTTGCTGTATTCTTCTGAGACTGACTCATTCAAGCACTCCCTAGTGAAAACTGGGAATATAAAAGCAGTTGTTGGGCTAAAGGACCAGAGgctggtgagcagcagcaggaccatTCAGGAGCAGCAAGTAGAGATGGTGTCGCTCTCAGAGACAGGGGG GAGCAAGGACGGGCAGACTCTGATGCCTCCTGAAGAAACTGTTACAGCCTTTGCTGAAGTAGAAGGGATGAGAGAGGCCTTGGTGGGCACCACTGCAGGGAACAGTGTTGTGGTTTG GAATCTGAAAACAGGTCAGCTCCTGAGGAAGATGCATGTTGGTTATTCCTACCCAGCTTCCATCTGCCATCGAGCATATTCTGACTCT GgccttttgtttgttgttttaagTTATCCTCTTGCCAAAGAGAGCGAGTCCTGTGGAAGCCCAGCGTTCCATGTGGTGGCCTTCAACCCCCGCACGGGCCGGAGCGTGGGGGTGATGTTCTCCTGCCTCCCCCCCGGCCATGCAGGCAG GTACCTGGAGGGTGACGTGTGGGACACCACGGGAGCCGCTGTGCTGACATCGGGTGCCGTGGCCGTGTGGGACCTGCTGCGGGGCTGGTGCATGGCGGTGCTGCCCCCGGACCCTGCGGGGCACTGGGCACTGGCCCGCTGGGCCACCGGTAGGGCCGGGCTACTGGCTGGGCGCCGTGATGGGACCGTCCACCTGTACCGGTaccagccagcccagctgggagccACCTGA
- the PALB2 gene encoding partner and localizer of BRCA2 isoform X3, translating into MEAPAAAAALSGADKEKLREKLALLRREYSETVIRLRRARRAERARSHGRRERSPPGGRRGERDAPGSRDNTSPSAGGPSQLQTKTCSDADTEKTTSVTVKHVPEFSSDEVSLQDSSRAESFQASQENLYCGITRPVPEEKTPQTSQGMMKLRRRTKALESKERESVHDVHRVSAGAMMKNQIASAEELQSPVFRRSSLSHTEEPTQRASGAVLVQGKRNSFTSDTASGVVQDVFEGSVTAGEPELSPHALRDSKDIWQPESSRTVATLGKREPCSQHEDAVLLDPRGDGEEESPSIIKQPEGESLCEDQEELCGLLDLMSENEILPDSRNNTITKESKNLEGHQSDTNTLRPCPADHALDNAEELLENQQLEIQSRLSPADKVTAPEGTLSSCTVVEGLLFPVEYYIRTTRRMSNCQRKVDLDAVILSQLGRRKKGQRSKCKQKDANPSQPSQERAESDSEPGVMPSPFFGAENDPANSSSSQKSLPASSSSSSSSTSLGSISQKSITSTRQEQRQSQRKQKGRRKSVCKVPMHPVSQELVESQDPIMANESCALLSNENQSEKENCDANLERSSSDERRLSGAAALGSVGTGVTGATQPAGPDPPLGGSQVPGKCRKTLLEQVQNPLHSSDSLSPGSEPFSSHVGDAEANSSVCQGDKHPAERVKKQRRACGVEQLPGVSVPVRRSLRCSVRHRAQTGSTDDSSRGRNCPMGSQGPATLGLTAVDPDTRGSLFSFRSLQWLVPKLGIRDFHLPNEEFGVLKLEKLKSSPMNDLEDFVLCVSEDGVAPEDTQDAQINPKEKSLRSNLISPSKNGLPELPCMNPTLKKELSTHELLFTPMGTVLAEAPTHTESQISSSVFPAVGATPGVLPSVHSEVFPDTPFVPALPATSPSPRGAAALVLGDVTHRDPAVPLCPDSCAAGAATSQEEQRTTFPLAAERGPENKSDETVSLEKHEQSENKEQESCRASSEQKKDVAEQLTPVLLDGPREESLQLVSELKDSSCSCAVDVSTVWWEAAGCRELRVVTASESAVSLWEPLAPDCWGKVYTWHLREIPVIQIIPLPDTCNLVCVALGELEIGEIRLLLYSSETDSFKHSLVKTGNIKAVVGLKDQRLVSSSRTIQEQQVEMVSLSETGGSKDGQTLMPPEETVTAFAEVEGMREALVGTTAGNSVVVWNLKTGQLLRKMHVGYSYPASICHRAYSDSGLLFVVLSYPLAKESESCGSPAFHVVAFNPRTGRSVGVMFSCLPPGHAGRYLEGDVWDTTGAAVLTSGAVAVWDLLRGWCMAVLPPDPAGHWALARWATGRAGLLAGRRDGTVHLYRYQPAQLGAT; encoded by the exons ATGGAGGccccggcggcagcggcggcccTGAGCGGCGCCGACAAGGAGAAG CTGCGGGAGAAGTTGGCGCTGCTGAGGCGGGAGTACAGCGAGACCGTCATCCGGCTGCGG CGGGCGCGGCGAGCCGAGCGAGCCAGGAGCCACGGCCGGCGGGAGCGGAGCCCCCCAGGTGGGAGACGGGGAGAACGGGATGCCCCAG GTTCTAGAGATAACACATCTCCTAGTGCTGGTGGGCCCTCTCAGTTACAGACTAAAACCTGCTCTGATGCTGATACAGAGAAGACAACATCTGTCACAGTTAAGCATGTTCCAGAATTCTCCAGTGATGAGGTTAGCCTGCAGGACAGCTCCCGGGCAGAAAGCTTTCAGGCCAGCCAGGAAAACCTGTACTGTGGGATCACCAGGCCTGTCCCTGAGGAGAAAACGCCCCAAACCTCCCAAGGCATGATGAAGCTGCGGAGACGGACGAAGGCTCTGGAATCAAAGGAAAGGGAATCAGTGCATGATGTGCATCGAGTCAGTGCTGGTGCAATGATGAAAAATCAAATTGCCAGTGCAGAGGAGCTTCAGTCACCAGTGTTCAGGCGCAGCAGCCTCTCGCACACTGAGGAACCCACCCAAAGGGCATCTGGGGCAGTGCTtgtgcaaggaaaaagaaatagttttacTTCTGATACAGCATCAGGGGTTGTACAGGATGTGTTTGAGGGCAGTGTCACTGCAGGAGAGCCTGAGCTCTCCCCACATGCGCTGAGGGACAGCAAGGACATCTGGCAGCCCGAGTCCTCAAGGACTGTGGCCACACTTGGTAAACGTGAGCCATGTTCACAGCATGAAGATGCTGTTTTACTGGACCCCAGAGGTGATGGAGAAGAAGAATCCCCCAGTATAATAAAACAGCCGGAGGGTGAGAGTTTGTGTGAAGATCAGGAGGAATTATGTGGGCTCTTGGATTTAAtgtcagaaaatgaaatattgccTGACAGCAGAAATAACACCATAACCAAGGAGAGCAAAAACCTTGAAGGACATCAGAGTGACACTAATACCCTACGTCCCTGTCCTGCAGATCATGCTCTGGACAATGCTGAAGAACTGTTGGAGAATCAACAGCTTGAAATTCAGTCAAGACTTTCTCCTGCTGACAAGGTGACGGCTCCCGAGGGCACGCTGAGCTCTTGCACAGTGGTTGAAGGGCTGCTCTTTCCCGTCGAGTACTACATCCGGACAACTCGCCGCATGTCAAATTGCCAGAGGAAGGTGGACCTGGATGCTGTAATCCTCAgccagctgggcaggaggaagaaaggTCAGCGGAGTAAATGCAAGCAGAAAGATGCAAACCCCAGTCAGCCCTCCCAAGAGAGAGCCGAGAGTGATTCGGAACCAGGGGTCATGccctcccctttttttgggGCAGAAAATGATCCAGCAAACTCAAGTAGTTCTCAGAAATCTCTTCCtgcatccagcagcagcagcagcagcagtactTCACTTGGATCCATTTCTCAGAAAAGCATCACTAGCACAAGGCAAGAGCAGAGACAATCCCAGAGGaaacagaagggaagaagaaagtctgtctGCAAAGTCCCCATGCATCCAGTGTCACAAGAGCTTGTAGAGAGTCAGGATCCCATAATGGCCAATGAAAGCTGTGCCCTGCTGTCAAATGAGAACCAGAGTGAAAAGGAGAATTGCGATGCTAACCTTGAAAGGTCATCCTCCGATGAAAGGAGATTGTctggtgctgcagcactggggtcTGTAGGGACAGGAGTGACTGGAGCTACACAGCCAGCGGGTCCTGATCCTCCTCTGGGCGGGAGCCAAGTGCCAGGGAAATGCCGTAAGACTCTGTTAGAACAGGTTCAAAATCCACTCCACAGCAGTGATTCTCTGAGCCCAGGGAGTGAACCTTTTTCCAGCCATGTGGGAGATGCGGAAGCCAACTCTTCTGTGTGTCAGGGAGATAAACATCCAGCGGAGCGTGTGAAGAAGCAGCGAAGAGCCTGTGGGGTTGAGCAGCTCCCCGGGGTCAGTGTCCCTGTGCGCCGCTCCCTGCGCTGCTCTGTGAGACACAGGGCACAGACAGGCTCAACAG atgacagcagcagaggaCGCAACTGTCCCATGGGTTCACAGGGTCCTGCTACCCTTGGGCTCACTGCTGTGGACCCTGACACTCGTGGCTCCCTCTTCTCCTTCCGCAGCCTCCAGTGGCTGGTCCCTAAGCTGGGCATCAGGGACTTCCACTTACCGAATGAGGAATTCGGAGTACTGAAACTGGAGAAATTGAAATCTTCCCCCATGAACGACTTGGAGGattttgttctgtgtgtgtCTGAGGATGGTGTGGCTCCAGAAGATACACAAGATGCACAAATtaatccaaaagaaaaaagtctcagAAGTAATTTGATTTCGCCTTCCAAAAATGGATTGCCTGAACTGCCTTGCATGAACCCGACTTTAAAGAAGGAGCTTTCCACCCATGAATTGCTATTTACTCCCATGGGGACTGTCTTAGCTGAGGCTCCCACCCACACTGAGTCTCAGATTTCCTCGTctgttttccctgctgtgggtgCAACCCCAGGTGTTTTACCTTCAGTGCACAGTGAGGTCTTCCCTGATACACCTTTCGTACCTGCCTTGCCAGCGACTTCACCTTcccccagaggagcagctgccttGGTCCTGGGGGATGTGACACACAGAGACCCGGCTGTGCCACTGTGCCCtgacagctgtgctgcaggggctgccaCAAGCCAGGAAGAGCAACGTACAACGTTTCCTTTAGCAGCTGAAAGAGGTCCTGAGAATAAATCTGATGAGACTGTGTCCTTGGAGAAGCATGAGCAGTCAGAGAACAAAGAGCAGGAATCCTGCAGAGCTTCATCTGAACAG AAAAAAGATGTAGCAGAACAGTTgactccagtgctgctggatgGTCCCAGAGAAGAGAGCTTGCAGCTTGTGTCAGAGCTAAAG GATTCCTCGTGTTCGTGCGCTGTGGATGTGAGCACGGTGTGGTGGGAGgcagctggctgcagggagctgcgtGTGGTCACTGCCTCCGAGAGCGCTGTGTCCCTCTGGGAACCCCTGGCACCCGACTGCTGGGGAAAGGTCTACACCTGGCACCTGAGAGAG ATTCCTGTAATCCAGATTATTCCTCTGCCAGACACCTGTAACCTCGTGTGTGTagcactgggagagctggagattGGAGAAATAag GCTCTTGCTGTATTCTTCTGAGACTGACTCATTCAAGCACTCCCTAGTGAAAACTGGGAATATAAAAGCAGTTGTTGGGCTAAAGGACCAGAGgctggtgagcagcagcaggaccatTCAGGAGCAGCAAGTAGAGATGGTGTCGCTCTCAGAGACAGGGGG GAGCAAGGACGGGCAGACTCTGATGCCTCCTGAAGAAACTGTTACAGCCTTTGCTGAAGTAGAAGGGATGAGAGAGGCCTTGGTGGGCACCACTGCAGGGAACAGTGTTGTGGTTTG GAATCTGAAAACAGGTCAGCTCCTGAGGAAGATGCATGTTGGTTATTCCTACCCAGCTTCCATCTGCCATCGAGCATATTCTGACTCT GgccttttgtttgttgttttaagTTATCCTCTTGCCAAAGAGAGCGAGTCCTGTGGAAGCCCAGCGTTCCATGTGGTGGCCTTCAACCCCCGCACGGGCCGGAGCGTGGGGGTGATGTTCTCCTGCCTCCCCCCCGGCCATGCAGGCAG GTACCTGGAGGGTGACGTGTGGGACACCACGGGAGCCGCTGTGCTGACATCGGGTGCCGTGGCCGTGTGGGACCTGCTGCGGGGCTGGTGCATGGCGGTGCTGCCCCCGGACCCTGCGGGGCACTGGGCACTGGCCCGCTGGGCCACCGGTAGGGCCGGGCTACTGGCTGGGCGCCGTGATGGGACCGTCCACCTGTACCGGTaccagccagcccagctgggagccACCTGA